The Catellatospora citrea DNA segment GGCACTTTTCAGTGAATGGGGCGCCGACGGCTCCAGGTCCGCAACCACGCGCAGGCCGGACAGGACGTCATCGGGCCGTACGGAGGGAGTGACCTGCCGCACGACAAGGTCGAGTATCGCACACGGGGCGGTCATGACCACGCCAGGTGGTGAGGTCTGTGACGAGACGGCCCCGACGGACACCACGGCGTCCCTGGTGTCGAAGGTGCGCCGGCCCTGTTTGGTCATGCGCTCGACCAACACCTCACTCTGCGCGACGAAGGCCGCCACGGCGGTGGCGAGCTGCTCGTCGGTCACCCCGGGCAGCTCGATGCGCCACCGCGAGGCGGTGATCCGGTCGGCCAGGCTGCCCGGCGCGACGGCCTCCACGGCCTCGATCACGTCAAGGCCCGGCGACAGCGCGGCGTCCAGCGCCTTGCACAGCTCCGCCGGGTCCACCCGCTCCCGCAGGCCGATCTCCAGGTACTCCGCCTCGGAGGCCACCCCGGTGGGCGCGGCGCTGGCGAAGGAGATCTTCGGGTGCGGGGTGAAGCCCTGCGAGAAGGCGATCGGCACGCCCGCCCGGTGGATCGCCCGCTCGACGGCGCGCGCGAAGTCGCGGTGCGAGGTGAAGCGCAGCGGGCCGCGCTTGGTGTAACGCAGCCGGATGCGCTGCACGACGGGGGCCTGGCCACCCGTGGGCTGGTTCTTGGTACGCCCCACGTCAGGCTCCCGCGGGCACGCGCAGGCCGGTGTTGACCGGCGTGATGGGCAGCAGTTTGTGGCCGGTCGGCCCGATCTGGATGCTGGTGTCCATCGACGGGCACACGCCGCAGTCGAAGCACGGCGTCCAGCGGCAGTCGTCCTGCTCGTACTCGGTGAGCGCGTCCTGCCAGTCCTGCCAGAGCCAGTCCTTGTCCAGGCCCGAGTCCAGGTGGTCCCAGGGCAGCACCTCGGACTGCTCGCGCTCGCGGGTGGTGAACCACTCCAGGTCCACGCCCAGGCCCGGCAGCACCTCGGCGCAGGCGTCGACCCAGCGGCGGTACGAGAAGTGCTCGCTCCACCCGTCGAAGCGCTGGCCGTTCTCCCACACCTTGCGGATGACCGCGCCGACGCGGCGGTCACCGCGTGCCAGCAGGCCTTCGATCAGCGAGGGCTCACCGTCGTGGTAGCGGAAGCCGATGGCCCGGCCCAGCGAGCGGTCCGAGTTGATCTCGTTCTTGAGCGCCTTGAGCCGCGCGTCGATGACCTCGGGGCGCTCCATCGGGGCCCACTGGAACGGGGTGTGCGGCTTGGGCACGAACCCGCCGATGGACACGGTGCAGCGGATGTCCTTGCTGCCGGTCGCCTGGCGGCCCGACTTGATGACGTTGTGCGCCAGCCGCGCGATCTGCAGCACGTCCTCGTCGGTCTCGGTGGGCAGGCCGCACATGAAGTACAGCTTCACCTGCCGCCAGCCGTTGGAGTACGCGGTGGTGACGGTGCGGATCAGGTCCTCCTCCGACACCATCTTGTTGATCACCTTGCGGATGCGCTCCGACCCGCCCTCGGGGGCGAAGGTCAGCCCGGTGCGGCGGCCGTTGCGGGCCAGCTCCTGCGCCAGGTCGATGTTGAACGCGTCCACCCGGGTGCTGGGCAGCGACAGCGAGACGTTGGTGCCCTCGTACTGGTCGGCCAGCCCGGAGCAGATGTCGCCGATCTCGGAGTGGTCGGCGCTGGACAGCGACAGCAGGCCGACCTCGGTGAAGCCGGAGAACTCCAGCCCGTCGTGCACCATCTGCGCCACGGTGGTGATGGAGCGCTCGCGCACCGGACGGGTGATCATGCCGGCCTGGCAGAAACGGCAGCCCCGGGTGCAGCCCCGGAAGATCTCCACGGCGAACCGCTCGTGCACCGTCTCGGCCAGCGGCACCAGCGGCTTCTTCGGGTACGGCCACGCGTCGAGGTCCATGGTGGTGCGCTTGTGCACCCGGAACGGCACGCCCGGGCGGTTGGGCACCACGCGCTGGATCCGGCCGTCGGGCAGGTAGTCCACGTCGTAGAAGCGCGGCACGTAGACCGACTCGGTCTTGGCCAGGCGCAGCAGGATCTCGTCACGGCCGCCGGGGCTGCCCTCGCGCTTCCACGCGGCGACGATGTCGGTGATCTCCAGCACGGCTTCCTCGCCGTCGCCGAGCACGGCGGCGTCGACGAAGTCGGCGATCGGCTCCGGGTTGAACGCGGCGTGGCCGCCCGCGACCACGATCGGGTGCGACTCGTCGCGATCGGCGGCCAGCAGCGGGATCTTCGCCAGGCTCAGCTCGGTGAGCATGTTGGTGTAACCGAGCTCGGTCGAGAAGGACAGGCCGAACAGGTCGAAGTCGCCGACCGCACGGTGGCTGTCGACGGTGAACTGCGGCACGCCGCGCTCGCGCATCAGCTGCTCGAGGTCGGGCCAGACCGCGTAGGTGCGCTCGGCGAGCACGTCGTCGCGCTCGTTGAGCACCTCGTACAGGATCTGCACGCCCTGGTTGGGCAGGCCCACCTCGTACGCGTCCGGGTACGACAGCACCCACCGGACCGTGGCCGACTCCCATGGTTTGACCACGGCGCCCAGCTCACCACCGACGTACTGGATGGGCTTGCTGACCAGGGGCAGCAACTGCTCAAGCTGGGGAAAGACCGACTCGCCACGCATGGGTATCAAGGGTACGCGGTCGCACATGAGCACCGGAC contains these protein-coding regions:
- a CDS encoding TIGR03960 family B12-binding radical SAM protein, producing MRGESVFPQLEQLLPLVSKPIQYVGGELGAVVKPWESATVRWVLSYPDAYEVGLPNQGVQILYEVLNERDDVLAERTYAVWPDLEQLMRERGVPQFTVDSHRAVGDFDLFGLSFSTELGYTNMLTELSLAKIPLLAADRDESHPIVVAGGHAAFNPEPIADFVDAAVLGDGEEAVLEITDIVAAWKREGSPGGRDEILLRLAKTESVYVPRFYDVDYLPDGRIQRVVPNRPGVPFRVHKRTTMDLDAWPYPKKPLVPLAETVHERFAVEIFRGCTRGCRFCQAGMITRPVRERSITTVAQMVHDGLEFSGFTEVGLLSLSSADHSEIGDICSGLADQYEGTNVSLSLPSTRVDAFNIDLAQELARNGRRTGLTFAPEGGSERIRKVINKMVSEEDLIRTVTTAYSNGWRQVKLYFMCGLPTETDEDVLQIARLAHNVIKSGRQATGSKDIRCTVSIGGFVPKPHTPFQWAPMERPEVIDARLKALKNEINSDRSLGRAIGFRYHDGEPSLIEGLLARGDRRVGAVIRKVWENGQRFDGWSEHFSYRRWVDACAEVLPGLGVDLEWFTTREREQSEVLPWDHLDSGLDKDWLWQDWQDALTEYEQDDCRWTPCFDCGVCPSMDTSIQIGPTGHKLLPITPVNTGLRVPAGA
- a CDS encoding TIGR03936 family radical SAM-associated protein; this translates as MQRIRLRYTKRGPLRFTSHRDFARAVERAIHRAGVPIAFSQGFTPHPKISFASAAPTGVASEAEYLEIGLRERVDPAELCKALDAALSPGLDVIEAVEAVAPGSLADRITASRWRIELPGVTDEQLATAVAAFVAQSEVLVERMTKQGRRTFDTRDAVVSVGAVSSQTSPPGVVMTAPCAILDLVVRQVTPSVRPDDVLSGLRVVADLEPSAPHSLKSARATRLAQGTLTPQGEIVDPLDADREPVAIGER